Part of the Alteribacter lacisalsi genome, AACGTTCTCATCGTGGAAGATGATTTTCGGGTGGCCGGCATCACGCAGGGTTATGTTGAGAAGGTGCCGGGATTTTCTGTCAGTGCCCTGGCCAAAACTGCAGCTGAAACAAAAGAGGAGCTGGATAAAGGGAGCACGCCGGATGTGGTTCTGCTCGATGTCTACATTCCTGATGCAGAAGGGATGAGTCTGTTTCATATCGTGAGAGAAGCGTGCCCGGCAGCTGCCATCATATTTATAACAGCAGCCAGAGAATCGGAAACGATCGATAAGGCTTTTCAGGGAGGAGCCTTTGATTACCTGGTAAAGCCTTTGGAGTTCAGCCGTCTGAAGCAGTCCCTGGAACGATTCGCCCGTCAGAGGCGCATCCTTGCATCAAAAAAAGAACTGAACCAGGCTGAAATCGACAGCATGCAGCAGCAGGGAGAAACGCCTGAAGAGGCAGCGCAGGATCACCTTCCTAAAGGAATCGACCGCCTGACACTGGACAAGTTTGAAGAGCTTTTCACGAATCAGAGCGAGAGTATGACAGCAGCTGAAGTGGGCAGGCAAATCGGAGCAAGCCGGTCTACAGCGCGGCGTTATCTGGAGTACCTTGTTTCTGTCGGTGCCATTGCTGCACGTTTGAAATACGGAGATGTAGGGCGGCCGGAAAGGCGTTACGAAAAAGAAAGACCGTGAACATAATGAACAAAATAGGTGAAATGAATTAAAAAGGCCTTATGACCATTATCTTTTCTCCAGTCTGAATGCGTTGTAAGCTGATTTTACAAACTATTCGGAACAGGGAAAGTGCGTTGTTTGAAAGCGGTTACTTTTCCTGAAAGGAGAGAGATCTGATGCTGAGTATTATAGGCTTTTTGACGATTGCTGTTATTGTTGCCCTGCTGATCAGCGGCAGGATCACACCTATTATGGGGCTTGCCGTCGTTCCTGTCATCGGCGCCCTTGCTGCCGGCTTTAACCCAGTCGAAATCGGGGCGTTCTTTAATGACGGAATTGCTTCTGTTATAAGCGTTGTCATCATGTTTATTTTTGCAATTCTGTTTTTTGGAATCATGCAGGACAGCGGGCTGTTCGATCCGCTGATCAATAAAATGGTGACGCTTTCAAAAGGAAACGTGACCGCGGTTGCTGTAGCCACGGTCATAATCGGGGCTGTTGCCCATCTGGACGGGTCAGGTGCTTCCACCTTCCTGATTACGATTCCAGCGCTTTTACCGCTGTACCTGAAGCTGAAAATGAATCCGTATCTGCTTCTGCTTCTGATCGGTCTGAGTGCCAGTATTATGAACATGGTCCCATGGGCCGGTCCGATCGGCCGGGCAGGAGCCGTACTCGGAGTGGATGCATCAGAACTCTGGCGCCCCCTTATTCCGGTGCAGATTTCCGCGCTTCTCCTGCTAATCGTACTGGCTGTTTTCCTCGGTATGCTTGAAAAAAGACGGATTGCCCGTCTCACGGAGGCAGAACAGGCAAAGCTTGAAGCGGCAGCCGCCGCAGAAGTGGACGCGGGATCTGATGATACGAAAGAATCTCTTAAGCGTCCGAAGCTTCTGTTTGTCAATCTGCTCCTTGCTCTGACGGTAATCGGAATCCTGGTCTGGGGGGTAATTCCGTCCGGTCTAGTCTTTATGCTCGGTCTGAGCATCGCGCTGCCGCTTAACTATCCTCAGGTGGATCTGCAGATGGAACGGATTAAAGCACACGCGCCGAATGCGCTGATGATGGCCGCGATTATCCTTGCCGCCGGTTCCTTTCTCGGCATTATGAACGGATCAGGCATGCTCGATTCCCTTGCCCAGGATCTGGTTTACATCCTTCCGGCATTTGTTGTTCCTTATCTGCACGTCATTATGGGGGTCTTCGGTGTTCCGTTTGACCTTGTTCTGAGCACAGATGCCTATTATTTTGCGCTTCTCCCGGTGGTTGAGCAGATCGTTACGGCACACGGAATTGACTCCATCACCGCTGCCTACACGATGATCATCGGAAACATTATCGGAACCTTTGTGAGTCCATTCTCCCCAGCATTGTGGCTGGCACTCGGCCTTGCCGGACTGGAAATGGGCAAACACATCCGCTACTCGTTTTTCTGGGTCTGGGGCTTCAGCCTCGTCCTCATGTTTGTAGCATTCCTTCTTGGCGTGATTTGACGGACCTTTATGAACCTCCGCTGCTTCTGCGGAGGTTCTATTTTTATATTGATGGAGCGGAAGGTGATGACTCCCGCGGAAAGCGTCCGCCTGCAGCGCAGGTTCTCTTTCTTAGCACTAAACTTTCGAACAAAGCGAAAGAAAAAACATTCATAGCCTGAGAAAGTGCCGAGTACATATAAGGAGCAAATTGTAGTTTGAGTGAAAGCAATTCAGGCTACATACCTACTACAAGCTTTAAAAGGAGGTTCATTCATGGCACTCGCTAAGGAATTGGAAACTCTCAAGGAATACAAATGTCCGGAAGGGGAATGCGTGCTCAGCGTATACTTAAATACGGACCGTTCAAACCAGGATCAGCAAAAAGGCGAATGGAAAATCCGGCTCAAAAACGGGCTGCGTAAACTCGAGGAATACCTAGAGGCAAGCAGCAACGATGAGCCGCTTAAAAACTACCAGAAGATTAAAAAGAAAGTGGAAAAGGAAATCCAGGGAAATCAGACAAACCTGCAGAAAAGTGTTGTGATTTTTGCGTCGGAGGACAAGGATCTATGGTCTGTTCATTACCTGCAGCTCCCGGTTGAAACCCAGTTTCACTGGGAAAGCAGCCCGGTAACCGATCAGCTTGAAAAATTGCAGGAGGAGTATCCGACAGCAGGTATTGTGCTTACAAATATGGATGAAATCCGCATTATCGATACCGCTCTCGGAGAAGTAAACGACACGAGAACGTACACATTTGATCCGGAAGTGGAGAAGTGGACGTTCAAAGACGGCATGGGCGCTACAAACGCCATGCAATCCGGTGCGAGCCACGTGGATAAAGTGCAGCAGCGCTTTGAAGAAAACATGCAGCGCTTTTACAAGGACATTGCCGGCAACATCGACCAGATGAAACGGGACCGGAACTGGAAGAGCGTGTATCTTGTAGGCGAACCGGAGATGACGCGGACCCTTGAATCCCAGCTCCGGGCAAACGTTGAAAAGTCAGTCAACAAAAACCTGGTGAACGCCCGCCCGTCACAGGTACTTGCGAACGTTTTTAATTAAACGGTAAAACGAAATTGCAAAAAAATCAGCCTTTCCCTGCGGGGAGGCTGATTTTTATTGGCTGCATTGTTAAGCGGCTTCGGATGCTTCTTTGTTTTCCCGGCCGGTTGTCAGGTCGAAAATGAAAGCGCCGGCGAGCATGACAATGAGTATGCCGCTGATGGAATAGTAGATGGCACCATCGCCGATCACTTCGATGAAAAAGCCGCCTGCAGTCGGTCCGGTCATGCTGCCGAGGGCGAACATCACCCCCATCATGACGTTTCCGGTCGGCAGAAGCGCTGCGGGCAGGAGATCGGCCATATAGGCAACGGCGAGTGAAAACAGGGAGCCGAGGAGCATGCCTGCAAAAATGAAGCAGCCGAGGAGCAGCCACATGTTTGATTCTGCAAAACTCATCGTTAAAAAGCTTGCAAGCCCCAGTGAAATAATTATTTTTAATACTTTGCTCCGGCCGATCCGGTCACTGAGCATCCCGAGGGGGATCTGCGTGAGCAGGCTTCCGAATACAAAGCTTGAAAGCAGAATGGCGGCCCATTCAAGATCGATCCCGGTCCGCATGGCGTATACAGGATAGTTTCCGTGGAGGGAGGCTTCCAGGTAACCAAAGCAGAAGCTCGGGAGAAACGCGAACCAGGCAAGCTGCATGACTTTTTTGTAGCGTGCGAGAGTGTTCATCTGTCCGGCGGTGCCGAGGTCATTGTCCGGCCACTCGTTTCTGAGAAACAGAATAAACACCCAGGCAACCACACTCGAAGCGGATGCAATAATAAATGGCAGGTATTCATGCACGGCCAGGAGGCTTGTCATGAGCGGTCCGAGACCAAACCCCATTCCGAATGCGAGTCCATACATCGCGAGCTGGCGGCCCCGTTTTGCCTTGGAAGAGGTCGTACTGATCCACACCTGGGTGGAAAAGTGAATCAGGTTGTCACCAATGCCGACGATCAGGCGGAGTACAAACCAGAACCAGAAAGCCTGCCAGAGTGGAAATAGCATTAGCGAGACGGTTAAGATAAGCAGTCCGGTAATGATTACCGGTTTGTACCCAAACGTCCGGACCGGCCGTTCGATAAATGGTGATATGAGAAGAATACCGATGTAAAGCGCAGCGGCGTTCAGGCCGTTTGCAGAGGAGGATACGCCGGCCTGCTCAAGCATAACGGCAAGCACAGGCAGCAGCATCCCCTGGGAAAAGCCGGCTATAAGGACCATTCCTACGAGAACCCAGTACCGGAAGACCGGATTATTCGGTTCATGATGAAGTTGTGATTCGTGCTGCTGTGTTTGGGCGGTCATCTGGCAGGGCTCCTTTCTTTGAGGGTTTTGTTTGTTTAAGGGTCTTATGTTTTGTTTAGGGGTCTTATATTTTGTTTAAGGGTCTTATGTTTTGTTTAGGGATCTTAATTATTGTTTAGGGGTCTTATTATCAATTTTGCACCTCTATCATTGTAGAACCTGCAGACGAAAAAGCAAAGGGTTAATTTCGGGGGCTGACAGATGACGCAAGCGGCGGAAAAAGGGTAGAATAAGGCTAACTTTTAAACAGCAAGGGTGAGTAGACGATGAAATTTACAATGAAGGATCAGGCATTTGAAACAGAAACGGCATACGGGAAACTGACTGTTTCCGGTAATGAGGACTACGGGTTCCGCCCGTTCCAGCTGATGGTGAGCTCGATTGCCGTCTGCAGCGGCGGCGTGCTTCGAAAAGTAATGGAAAAACAGCGGATGACCGTGCACGATATTGAGATTGAGGCTGATGTGGAGCGGGAACCTTCAGAGGCGAACCGGCTCACGAAGATCTCGATTCACTACACGATCAAGGGGGACAATCTCTCCGAAGCCCGGGTGGAAAAAGCAGTACATCTTGCCTCAAAAAACTGTCCGATGGCACGGACAGTGGAAGGCAGCGTGGAGATTAAAGAAACCTTCACACTCGTATAACACGCACGGCTGAGGAAGGCGGCGACTACCGCCTTTCTTTTTTGGACGGACAGCGTTTACGCCTTAACTCCGGATCGGAACGAAGTTAAGGCGTGAAAACGCAGAATTTAAGACCTAATTCCAGGGTTGAAAGAAGTAAGGTTGTGAAAAGCCAGGTTTTAAGACCTAACTCCGCCGTCGTATGAAGTTAGGGCGTGAAAACGCAAAAGGTGCGGCCTAATTCCAAAGCCTGAAAGAAGTTGAGGCGTGAAAGGGTCCCATCATGACCAGACTCCTCCCCAAAGAGGCGTTAGCGTTCAAAAAATAACTGCATCAAAGGAGGGGAGCCCGTGGGTAAAGCAACCCAGTATGATTTCACCGAAGGCAGCATCATGAAAAAAATGATTCTGTTTTCATCACCAATTTTCCTGACAAATCTGCTTCAGACATCTTACCAGATCGTGGACAGTCTCTGGGTCGGTAATCTTCTCGGCGCCAATGCCCTCGGGGCGATCGCCATTTCCGGGACGGTTATTTTCACGATCCTCTCGTTTATCATCGGACTGAACACCGCAGCACTCACGGTTCTTTCACAGCAGAAAGGGGCGAAGAATCCCGAGGGGCTGAGGGATTCTCTCAACGCTTTTGTAGTGGTACTCGGTTCCATGACGATTGCACTTGGGATTGTCGGCTTCTTTTTCTCAGGGGCCATTCTCACTTGGATGGGTACGCCGGAAGGCATTCTGCCGCTTGCCACCACCTATCTTAAGATTAATTTTATCGGAATTGTGTTCTTATTCGGCTATAACTTTATCGCCACGGTCCTTCGAGCACTTGGGGACAGTAAAACCCCAGTCCGGTTTGTGCTGCTTGCGGTGATCCTCAACACGATCCTGACGCCGGTGTTCATCCATGTGCTCGGGTTCGGCATTGCAGGTGCAGCCTACTCCACAATCGTGTCTCAGGGAACCGCCTTCGTTTACGGTCTCCTTTATTCGATTATGAAAGCAGGCGTGCCGTTTTCCCGGCCCCGCCTGCCGGAAACGCGTTTTTTGAAAATGATTTTCAAGCTAGGACTGCCTTCAGGGATGTCCATGATGGTCATCTCCGGAGGGGTGCTGGCTATTATGACGGTCGTGACCCGGTTCGGGGAAGACGTGGTTGCCGGTTTCGGAGCGGCTCAGCGGCTCGATACGCTTATTATGCTACCTGCATTTACCCTCGGGTCGGCGGTTAACAGTATGGCGGGACAGAATATCGGCGCCAGGCTGTGGGAGCGGGTTACTGATATTACGAGAAGCGGCATGATCCTCATTTTAATCGTGAGCTTCAGTATCGGGGCCCTGATCTTTTTTAATGCTGAATTTCTCGTGGGTCTGTTCGTGGACGATCCGGATACGATCGCCTTTGGCGCCTTTTACGTGCAAACGGTCGCGTTCTTTTATCCGTTTCTCGGCATCAACTTCGTGTTAAACGGCATTGTCCGGGCGGCAGGGGCCATGTTTCAGGTGTTTGTGCTGAACACGATCTCGTTTTGGATTCTGCGCTATCCGCTGACTTTCTTTTTTGCAGGTCAGTACGGAGAGGCCGGTATTCCTGTCGGGATGGTAATGAGTTTTGTAATCAGCAGTCTGATTGCCTACGGTTATTACCGGTTCGGCCGCTGGCGCGAAATCAAAATCCTTGAGGACGGGGAAAAAGATACACCATAACGGCATAAAATGTATTTTCCTTTGAAAAACTACAGGTACGCACCGATTTCAAAGGAGGACACCATGAAACGACTGATTATGCTATCTCTTGCGATTCTTATTGGTTTACTAAGCTTTACTTCGTACGCTTTTGCGGAAGGGGAGGATAACGGCAGTGCTGAACAGCCGCCTGCAAAACAGGAGGAAAAACTGATTCCGGACTCGGCTATGAGCATCTCCAAGGAAAATACGTATCCAAATCCGACGCAGGATCTTCCGCGGCTTCACCCGAGTGACCTGGCAACAGAGCTGCTCGATACTACCGACATTGAAATCGCCAATCCTGACCTGATTAAAATGTTCAACGAGTCCACGATTAAAGGCTCGAAACTTGCTCTCGGCATGAACGTCTCCATTTATCTCGGCCAGTGGCCGCTCGCGTACGACAGCGATGAAACGACGGTGAACTGGGAGTTTGAAAAAGTGAACACGAACTACTCTGATAACCGCGGCGGAACAACGGTCAAACCGCTGTCGTTCAATCAGGAGCAGCAGAAGAAAATCAGAGGCGGCCTGACTGCCGACATCGCTAATGCCGATATGGTGCAGAAAATGATGATGCTTGAAGCTGCGGAGAAAACGAAGCTGCCGCTCAGCTTCCAGACCGTGATCGGTTACGGAACAAAAGCGGAGCGCACGTACAACATCCCGACCCAAAATGTCGGCTACCTGTACGCGTACGTCCCTGCGGTGAACGAAAAGGGAAAAGTGACGTACGGTGAAGTGTACCTGCGCATGAAAGGCGATAAGCGCTGGCTCGAAGTAAAAAACGTGACCCAGCAGGGAATCGGCGCCTGGATTCCGATTCAGGACTACCTCGACTTCAAATTTATTACTTCACCTCAGCCGAAATAAACAGGAAACACCCCCGGACGGCGCTGCTGCTATCCGGGGGTGTTTTTTCGCTCATATGAGGAGGAGGGTGTCGAATTATGTCGCTTCGTCGATATCTGTTCAGCGACGATCGATTTCCCAACATTGACTGTCGATTTCCCAAGATTTTCTGACGATTTCCCAAGTCAAGTATGGTCGCCCGCCCCACGCTCCACGGTGCAGGCCGCTCCTACGATATTCCGATCTCCCCGCACCAATCCTACCTTTCTCTCTCCACTTCTGTCACTTCAAGCTCATAGCCGTTCACAACGTTTCGCACGATCCCGCGCAGCTCACTACTGTTCTGCCCGAACGGGAGCGTAATCGCATCCTCGCTGTCACGGAACGTGTAGGACAGAATTTCATTATTAGCCGGATCAATTTCCCGGACCACCTCTGTCACATCGTCCCACATCACCGTCGTTTCACCGGCAGCAAAAAGAGGATTCGTATGAGCGCCACTGTCATCGAGGTACGTATAGTGCATAACCGAGAACACGAAAAACGGTCCTGCAAGCAGAAAGAGAAGCAGATGAACAGTGGTCAGATTGTAAGTCCGGTCCTTTCGGTCAGCCCACATTTTCGTAAACAGGGCAGACAGTAATACTGCCGCCATCCAGAGCATACCGGCTCCGAAAAAAATGTAGGCGGCCGTTGGGCGAAGGAATATCCAGTGGTCTCTTGAAAAGTAGAGCATATCCTGAAGCACCATCACCGCAATAAACGGTAAAAGAAATGCAGACAGGCCGATAATCATCGCACCTGCAATCAGAAATGGCGCAACCCGTGACGTGTCGGCATGTTTTAAAGATAGTCTGGTTAACATGGGCAATCATCCTCAAGTTATTAATAAAAACCTGATACTTACATTTCTAAATTTTACAATAATTGACGAAAAAAACAAGCACCGCGTCGATGCGGTGCCTGGATTCCTGCTATACACGCAGACCGGCTTTGGCAATCCGTGCACTCCGGGTCTTAAAATCAATTTCTTTATAGTAGGCGTCCTTTACGAGAATATTCGGCCCGAGGCACTCCGCCGCAGGACAGTGACAGTCAACAGAATTTGAGAGAGTGCTTGCCCGCCACGTGCGATAGGCGTCCTCAAGGGTAGTATCCTGGATATTACCTAATGCCGGTGCGTCGGCAAAGTCCGTTACGTTAATCGTCCCGTCAAAAATATTCAGGTTTACACGGGAACGGCCGTCGGGATCGTTTCGGACTGTCACGTCCTTCGCAGCGTACAGACGTTCAAGTAAAGCGAGATCTTCAGCATCATCATTACACGGATAAAAAGGCAAAGTGCCAAAGAGCATCCAGATGCCGTCCCGCTTATGATCGAGCAGACGGTGAATGCCGCCGCGGATGTCCTGCAGACTCGCAGTCTCCAGCGCGCTCGCAAAATCGGATGGGTACATCGGGTGTACTTCATGACGCTGGCAGCCCATTTCCGCAATCTGATCGTGAATGCTTTCCAGGTGAGGCAGCGTCCGCTTGTTGAGCATCGTTTCAGCTGACACGATCACACCATCGGACGTAAGCGCCCGGCTGTTTTCGACCATCTGATAAAAGTACCGCTCACGCTGTTCCATCGATGGTTTTTTGTCCATTACCGCAAATCCGATTTCCGAGAAATCAGCCACGCTGCCGTAGTTATGTGAAATGTGTAAAACGTCTAAGTAAGGGGTGATCAGCTCGTAACGCTTTAACGGCAGGGTCAGGTTCGAGTTGATCTGCGTACGTACGCCCCGTTCGTGTGCGTACTTGAGAAGGGGCACCACATACTCCCTGACTGATTTCATATTGAGCATCGGCTCACCGCCGGTAATGCTCAGGGTCTTTAAATCTTTCACTTCATCGAGACGCCGTAAAAGCAGATCGAGAGGAAGAGGATCCGGATCTTTTGCCTGCAGCGTGTAGCCGACAGCACAGTGCTCACACCGCATGTTGCAGAGGGTCGTGGTGGTAAGCTCCACGTTTGTCAGACGCATGCCGCCGTACTGCTTTATGTCTTCATAAGCTTCCCACGGATCACGGGAAGGGGTGATCGGTTCAAATTTGTTCATGTTATTACGCTCCTTCATCGTCCATCATACCGCGGGACACAGGTGCCTGTCACCACCAGAGTTTGTCGATATACGGTTGAGAACAGGCAGGGGCCTCTGGTACAATATTGCTTAGTGAAAAAACAGACTGGCAACACGAAAGGAGATCCATATTTATGGGCGGACCTGTTTACGATAAACAAGAACAAATGAAATACCTCCACCAGCGTATCGAACTACTGATGACGATGCTCGATAATATCAACCCGGAGGAAGCCGGAGTGGAAGATATCGACCGGATTATTGACATGCTGGACGATCTGGAGCGAAAGGCCAAGCAGTACCGTCAGGACTGGGACGGAAAAGACGCATGATCCTTTACCTGATCCGTCACGGACAGTCAGAGGCAAACGAGAAAGGGATCATCCAGGGCCACGCGGAGTTCTCTCTCTCAAAGCTTGGAAAAGCGCAGGCCCGGCTTGCCGGAGAGACATTTGCCGACACCCATCTTGATGCCATATACACGAGTGATCTTGGGCGCGCAAAAGAAACGGCAGACGCGATTGCAGAGCATCATCCTCTCGACGTGATTCCTTGGGATAAAATCCGCGAAGTGGGCCTCGGCCCCCTTGAGGGAAAAACGCGCGATGAGATGCAGAAGGCATTTCCGGATCTGAAAACCGACTCGCTTCTCACATCCGGCATAGAAGGTTCGGAACTAACAGAAGACATTACCGCACGCTGTGCATACGTAACCGAGCAGCTCGCGGCTGCTTACAGCGGAAAGCAAGTGGCGCTCGTTTCCCACGGCGGATTCATCAGTATTTATCTTATGTATCTGATTGCCGGCGAGAACTGGCCGATGCTGAACCGCCCGTTTATGATCGGCAATACCGGTGTCACGAAAATCGAGCGGCGCGAGAACGGCCTTATGAAGTTTCATTATGTGAACCAGACGGCACATCTCGAACGTGAAAACGATCTGAAATCGAGCACTGTGCTTTACTGATATAAACTGCTGCAGGCACCGCTTCCGGGATCAATCGTGATCCCGGCGGCGGTGCCTGTTTTTTCGAATAAAGAAGTGGACATTCCCGCTGTGATGTCCCACGGCGGCATGAATTCCCCCCTTTTTTGTGAAAGGGGTTTCATAGTATAATAGCGTATGTATAGACAACGAGAACCGGGGAGTGTTGGACAGTGAGTGATTTTCAGAAGAGTATGTACGAGCTGATCGTAGAGACATCGACGAATCTGCCTCATGACGTAAGAAGGCAGATTGAGAGGGCAAAGCAGAAGGAGAATGCAGGGACGACTGCGGCCCTGTCGCTGGCGACGATTACAAAGAATATCGGCATGGCAGACGAGCATGTGCTGCCGATCTGTCAGGATACAGGCATGCTTACATTTGAGATCAAGGTGCCGGTCGGTGCCAACCAGATTAAGATGAAGCGTGACATTCATGAGGCGGTTAAGCAGGCGACAAAGGACGGAAAGCTGCGTCCGAACTCGGTGGATTCCCTTACCGGTGAAAACAGCGGAGACAATATCGGGGAAGGTACGCCGATCATTCATTTCGAACAGTGGGAAAAAGACGAGATCGACGCCCGCCTGATTATGAAAGGCGGCGGCTGTGAAAATAAAAACATTCAGTACAGTCTGCCTGCGGAAATTGAAGGCTTAGGCCGTGCCGGACGGGACCTTGACGGCATCCGCAAGTGTATTCTCCATTCGGTTTACCAGGCACAGGGCCAGGGATGCAGCGCCGGGTTTATCGGTGTCGGCATTGGCGGCGACCGGATCTCCAGCTATGCCCTTGCAAAAGAGCAGCTGTTCCGGGAAACCGATGACGTAAACCCGAACGAAAAACTGGCTGATCTAGAAGCGTACATTCTGGACAAAGCGAACACGCTCGGCATCGGGACAATGGGCTTTGGCGGGGAGGCGACGCTTCTCGGCTGTAAAATCGGAGCAGGAAACCGTCTGCCCGCAAGCTTTTTCGTGTCGGTGGCATACAACTGCTGGGCGTTCCGCCGTCTCGGTGTGAAGCTCGATCCGAAGACCGGAGCAATCAGCGAGTGGCTCTATAAAAACGGGGAAAAAGTGACGTTCCCTGAGGATGAAGTGGCAGCCACTGCTGAAGAGGGTGCCAATGAAACCCGTGAAGTGGTGCTGGAGGCACCAATCACTGAAGAGCAGATCCGCGAGCTCCGTGTCGGTGATGTGGCTGTTATTAACGGTATGATGCACACCGGGCGCGACGCGATCCACCATCACCTGATGGAAAACGAGGCACCGATCGATCTAAATGGCCAGGTGATCTATCACTGCGGTCCGGTCATGCTCAAGGACAGTGACGGCCAGTGGCACGTGAAGGCCGCCGGTCCGACGACGAGTATCCGGGAAGAGCCGTATCAGGGTGATATTATGAAAAAGTTCGGCATCCGTGCAGTCATCGGCAAAGGCGGCATGGGACCGAAAACGCTCAAAGCTCTTGAAGAGCACGGGGGCGTATATTTAAACGCCATCGGCGGCGCGGCCCAGTATTACGCAGACTGTATTAAAGGAGTCGAAGGTGTGGATCTGATGGAATTCGGTATTCCTGAGGCGATGTGGCATCTGCGTGTGGAAGGGTTCCGTGCGATTGTCACGATGGATTCCCACGGCAACAGCCTTCACAAAGACGTGCAGCTCAGCTCCCTTGAGCGCCTGGCAAAGCATAAGGAAAAAGTATATTAAGGGTTATTCAAGCGGTCTCTCAAGGAGGGGCCGCTTTTTTGTGCAACTCTCGCTGCGCTGGGGGCGTGAAAGATGATGCGGCATTGGTTGATATCCGCAAGAGTTGTGATTTATCCGCTAAATTCAAGGTATATCCGCTAAAATCAGCATTTATCCGCGAAAATCCTAATATATCCGCGATCACCATCAAATCCGATAGATCCGCGGTGCCCAAGCGCATGAATCCGGCTGGCCGCGCTCATACTACATACAAACAATCGCAATGAAGAAAGGGGCCGGTTCTGGTGAATAGAAAAAGCTGGTGCGCGGCAGCTGCTGTGATGCTAATCACGCTTCTGCTGATGGCAGATTCTGCGTTTGCTTTCAGTACGCAGGTGTATAACTGGAATTTCAAACCGAAGGAAAATAACGAACCGCCAACAACTGAGCCTCACTATGAACAGCTGCTGGAAAAATACGGCGGCTTTTATATCGGTGATACTTCCAAAAAGGACATTTACCTCACCTTTGATAACGGATATGAAAACGGCTATACACAGAAAGTGCTCGACGTGCTGAAGGAAAAGCAAGTGCCAGCGGCCTTCTTTGTAACCGGCCACTACATGGATACCGAGCGGGAGCTGATTAAGCGGATGGTTGAGGAAGGGCATATTGTCGGAAACCATTCCTATCACCACCCAAGCCTTCCGGAAGTGGACGATGCGAGGCTGAAACGGGAGCTTGAAAACCTGAAAAACCTCTACACTGAAGTGACCGGGGATAGCCAAATGCAGTATCTCCGGCCTCCCCGGGGGACGTTCAGCGAAAAAAGCCTGGCACTTTCCCAGCAATTCGGCTACACGAACGTGTTCTGGTCATTTGCCTATGTTGACTGGGAAGTGAACAGACAGAAAGGCTGGCAGCACGCGTATGACTCGATCATGAGGCGAATCCATCCTGGGGCAGTGATGCTGCTTCATTCGGTCTCAAGTGACAACGCCGAAGCGCTTCCGAAAGTAATCGACGACCTGCGCGCTAAGGGGTATGAATTCAAAAGTCTGGATCATCTTGCTGTGGCAAATAAAGTAACCCCTTTTCGCCGTGAAGAAGAGCGATACGGAAAAAACGAGTAGCCCACATACAAACTGGCTAAAAAATACAAAAATCCCCCGGGCGCTGCGCGCTTCCGGGGAATTTTCGTAACCCTGATTAATTA contains:
- a CDS encoding YfkD famly protein, which encodes MKRLIMLSLAILIGLLSFTSYAFAEGEDNGSAEQPPAKQEEKLIPDSAMSISKENTYPNPTQDLPRLHPSDLATELLDTTDIEIANPDLIKMFNESTIKGSKLALGMNVSIYLGQWPLAYDSDETTVNWEFEKVNTNYSDNRGGTTVKPLSFNQEQQKKIRGGLTADIANADMVQKMMMLEAAEKTKLPLSFQTVIGYGTKAERTYNIPTQNVGYLYAYVPAVNEKGKVTYGEVYLRMKGDKRWLEVKNVTQQGIGAWIPIQDYLDFKFITSPQPK
- the yfkAB gene encoding radical SAM/CxCxxxxC motif protein YfkAB, whose amino-acid sequence is MNKFEPITPSRDPWEAYEDIKQYGGMRLTNVELTTTTLCNMRCEHCAVGYTLQAKDPDPLPLDLLLRRLDEVKDLKTLSITGGEPMLNMKSVREYVVPLLKYAHERGVRTQINSNLTLPLKRYELITPYLDVLHISHNYGSVADFSEIGFAVMDKKPSMEQRERYFYQMVENSRALTSDGVIVSAETMLNKRTLPHLESIHDQIAEMGCQRHEVHPMYPSDFASALETASLQDIRGGIHRLLDHKRDGIWMLFGTLPFYPCNDDAEDLALLERLYAAKDVTVRNDPDGRSRVNLNIFDGTINVTDFADAPALGNIQDTTLEDAYRTWRASTLSNSVDCHCPAAECLGPNILVKDAYYKEIDFKTRSARIAKAGLRV
- a CDS encoding SE1561 family protein, giving the protein MGGPVYDKQEQMKYLHQRIELLMTMLDNINPEEAGVEDIDRIIDMLDDLERKAKQYRQDWDGKDA
- a CDS encoding histidine phosphatase family protein — protein: MILYLIRHGQSEANEKGIIQGHAEFSLSKLGKAQARLAGETFADTHLDAIYTSDLGRAKETADAIAEHHPLDVIPWDKIREVGLGPLEGKTRDEMQKAFPDLKTDSLLTSGIEGSELTEDITARCAYVTEQLAAAYSGKQVALVSHGGFISIYLMYLIAGENWPMLNRPFMIGNTGVTKIERRENGLMKFHYVNQTAHLERENDLKSSTVLY
- a CDS encoding fumarate hydratase; protein product: MYELIVETSTNLPHDVRRQIERAKQKENAGTTAALSLATITKNIGMADEHVLPICQDTGMLTFEIKVPVGANQIKMKRDIHEAVKQATKDGKLRPNSVDSLTGENSGDNIGEGTPIIHFEQWEKDEIDARLIMKGGGCENKNIQYSLPAEIEGLGRAGRDLDGIRKCILHSVYQAQGQGCSAGFIGVGIGGDRISSYALAKEQLFRETDDVNPNEKLADLEAYILDKANTLGIGTMGFGGEATLLGCKIGAGNRLPASFFVSVAYNCWAFRRLGVKLDPKTGAISEWLYKNGEKVTFPEDEVAATAEEGANETREVVLEAPITEEQIRELRVGDVAVINGMMHTGRDAIHHHLMENEAPIDLNGQVIYHCGPVMLKDSDGQWHVKAAGPTTSIREEPYQGDIMKKFGIRAVIGKGGMGPKTLKALEEHGGVYLNAIGGAAQYYADCIKGVEGVDLMEFGIPEAMWHLRVEGFRAIVTMDSHGNSLHKDVQLSSLERLAKHKEKVY
- the pdaA gene encoding delta-lactam-biosynthetic de-N-acetylase, with the protein product MLITLLLMADSAFAFSTQVYNWNFKPKENNEPPTTEPHYEQLLEKYGGFYIGDTSKKDIYLTFDNGYENGYTQKVLDVLKEKQVPAAFFVTGHYMDTERELIKRMVEEGHIVGNHSYHHPSLPEVDDARLKRELENLKNLYTEVTGDSQMQYLRPPRGTFSEKSLALSQQFGYTNVFWSFAYVDWEVNRQKGWQHAYDSIMRRIHPGAVMLLHSVSSDNAEALPKVIDDLRAKGYEFKSLDHLAVANKVTPFRREEERYGKNE